Proteins encoded in a region of the Devosia sp. RR2S18 genome:
- a CDS encoding ABC transporter ATP-binding protein, whose protein sequence is MDTQLPHARTPGRPRSKNLLSQFRRTRSATERADAARRQRWTRRFFSYYRPHLPLLVADLLCAALVAAVAIALPLCANYVTTRLLELPEAPDVVGQIFAVGGLMIGLLTVQVGATFFVDYQGHMMGARIEATLRRELFEHCQKLSFSFYDRQKVGQLMSRITNDSLWLGELFHHAPEDLAIAALKFAGAMAVLFFIDPVLAGVIALLTPFALVYALHFNGRMNVALQRSKEQIASVNERVEDALAGIRVVQSFANERLEASRFERENDLFLESRRDGYRSEAWFSVGADTFAQLITIAVVIIGALRILAAELTVADILTILLCVAVLVDPVQRIANFVRLWQEGYTGFVRAMALLDIAPEIEDRPEAVEVTKPRGAVGFRNVTFRYQENGQPVLAGISLSIAPGEFVALVGPSGVGKTTLCALIPRFYEVSEGAVEIDGMDVRDVTLTSLRRSIGVVQQDVYLFSGTVADNLRYGRPDASMEEVVAAARAAHADEFISALPLGYDTDIGQRGVRLSGGQKQRLTIARAFLKDPSVLIFDEATSALDSESELAVQRGLMALAEGRTTIVIAHRLSTVRHANRIVVLTPQGIAEQGSHEALLAADGIYASMQRTQARI, encoded by the coding sequence ATGGACACTCAACTGCCCCACGCGAGGACGCCTGGCCGCCCGCGATCTAAAAACCTTCTCTCCCAGTTCCGTCGAACGAGATCCGCTACCGAGCGCGCCGATGCTGCACGCCGCCAGCGTTGGACGCGGCGCTTCTTCTCCTACTATCGGCCGCACCTGCCATTGCTGGTGGCGGACCTCCTATGCGCGGCGTTGGTCGCCGCCGTAGCGATCGCACTGCCGCTTTGTGCAAATTACGTCACCACGCGGCTGCTCGAGCTCCCTGAGGCGCCGGATGTCGTCGGGCAGATTTTCGCCGTTGGCGGCTTGATGATCGGGCTCCTGACTGTCCAGGTCGGAGCCACCTTCTTTGTGGACTACCAGGGCCATATGATGGGCGCCCGCATCGAAGCGACCCTGCGGCGAGAGTTATTCGAGCACTGCCAGAAGCTCTCCTTCAGCTTCTACGATCGCCAGAAGGTCGGGCAGTTGATGAGCCGGATCACCAATGACTCGCTCTGGCTAGGCGAACTATTCCATCACGCTCCTGAGGACCTGGCCATTGCAGCCCTCAAATTTGCCGGGGCCATGGCTGTGCTGTTCTTTATCGATCCCGTCCTGGCCGGGGTCATTGCGCTACTGACGCCCTTTGCGCTCGTCTATGCTCTTCATTTCAATGGCCGCATGAACGTCGCGCTTCAGCGCAGCAAGGAGCAGATTGCCAGCGTCAATGAGCGGGTGGAGGACGCTCTTGCAGGGATTCGAGTGGTGCAGTCATTCGCCAATGAGCGGCTGGAAGCCAGCCGGTTCGAACGCGAGAACGATTTGTTTCTCGAGAGCCGCCGCGATGGTTATCGGAGCGAAGCATGGTTCTCGGTTGGGGCTGACACTTTTGCTCAGTTGATCACTATTGCGGTGGTCATCATCGGGGCGCTGCGTATCCTCGCGGCAGAGCTGACGGTCGCCGACATCCTGACCATTCTCCTATGCGTCGCAGTGCTGGTCGACCCGGTTCAGCGGATCGCCAATTTTGTACGCCTTTGGCAGGAGGGATATACGGGCTTCGTCAGGGCAATGGCGCTGTTGGATATCGCACCTGAAATCGAGGACCGACCAGAGGCGGTGGAAGTGACCAAGCCGCGCGGTGCGGTTGGTTTTCGCAACGTGACTTTCCGCTACCAGGAGAATGGACAGCCCGTGCTCGCGGGTATTTCACTTAGCATTGCACCGGGCGAATTTGTCGCCCTGGTCGGGCCCTCGGGAGTTGGAAAGACGACGCTCTGCGCGCTGATTCCCCGCTTTTACGAGGTGAGCGAAGGGGCCGTCGAGATCGACGGAATGGACGTTCGGGATGTGACGCTAACTTCGCTCCGCCGCAGCATCGGCGTGGTGCAGCAGGATGTCTACCTCTTCAGCGGGACGGTGGCCGACAATCTGCGTTACGGTCGACCGGACGCTAGCATGGAGGAAGTGGTTGCCGCCGCCCGCGCAGCTCATGCCGATGAGTTCATCTCGGCCCTACCGCTTGGCTACGATACTGATATTGGCCAGCGTGGCGTGCGATTGTCAGGAGGGCAGAAGCAGCGGCTGACAATTGCCCGGGCCTTTCTCAAGGACCCGTCCGTGCTGATCTTCGATGAGGCGACCAGCGCACTCGATAGCGAAAGCGAGCTCGCCGTGCAGCGTGGTTTGATGGCGTTGGCCGAAGGGCGGACCACCATCGTGATCGCGCACCGCCTCTCAACCGTGCGTCACGCCAACCGCATTGTGGTGCTGACGCCCCAAGGCATCGCGGAGCAGGGAAGCCATGAGGCGCTTCTCGCGGCCGATGGCATCTATGCCAGCATGCAACGCACGCAGGCGCGGATCTGA
- a CDS encoding A/G-specific adenine glycosylase — protein MHLPNPQPIDAQAVLAWYDRHARDLPWRVSPGDRALGLAPDPYRVWLSEVMLQQTTVAAVRSYFMRFTSLWPTVEALAAAPLDAVLREWAGLGYYARARNLHACATGVVRDHGGVFPDTAAGLQQLPGIGAYTSAAIAAICFDEPVAVLDGNLDRVLARYYALEVPVRDAKEELRATLQLSVPERAGDFAQAMMDLGATICAPRSVLCMLCPLQPGCRATRLPDPTIYPVKPQKVEKPVRRGHAYVMSDPGGDVYLQSRPDKGLLAKMTEVPGSDWAATLPTPDYPAQGTWRHRGQVVHVFTHFRLELEVWSAQVDARDLDGGWWSAPDALAGEALPTLYRKVLAAADF, from the coding sequence ATGCACCTCCCCAATCCGCAGCCCATCGACGCCCAAGCCGTGCTCGCCTGGTATGACCGGCACGCGCGTGACCTGCCTTGGCGGGTGTCGCCGGGTGATCGAGCGCTCGGGCTAGCACCAGATCCCTACCGGGTCTGGCTGAGCGAAGTGATGTTGCAGCAAACAACCGTCGCGGCGGTACGCAGCTATTTTATGCGGTTCACCTCGCTCTGGCCCACCGTGGAGGCACTGGCCGCTGCGCCTCTCGACGCTGTGCTGCGCGAGTGGGCGGGGCTGGGTTATTATGCCCGTGCCCGTAATCTGCATGCCTGTGCCACGGGGGTGGTGCGGGATCATGGCGGCGTATTCCCCGACACTGCCGCAGGACTCCAGCAATTGCCCGGCATAGGCGCTTATACCAGTGCCGCAATCGCTGCCATTTGCTTTGATGAGCCCGTGGCGGTGCTCGATGGCAATCTCGACCGGGTGCTGGCGCGATACTATGCCCTCGAGGTGCCGGTGCGGGACGCCAAGGAGGAGTTGCGTGCAACCCTGCAGCTGTCGGTTCCGGAACGGGCGGGAGACTTCGCCCAGGCGATGATGGATTTGGGCGCGACCATCTGCGCGCCTCGCTCGGTGCTATGCATGCTGTGTCCACTGCAGCCGGGATGTCGAGCCACTCGATTGCCCGATCCGACGATTTATCCGGTGAAGCCGCAGAAAGTCGAGAAGCCGGTGCGGCGGGGCCATGCCTATGTGATGAGCGACCCGGGGGGCGACGTGTACCTCCAGAGCCGGCCGGACAAGGGGCTGCTTGCCAAGATGACCGAAGTGCCGGGGTCCGACTGGGCTGCCACCCTGCCGACGCCGGACTATCCGGCACAGGGCACCTGGCGTCATCGCGGGCAGGTGGTGCATGTCTTCACCCATTTCCGGCTGGAGCTGGAAGTTTGGTCAGCGCAGGTGGATGCCCGTGATCTGGACGGCGGCTGGTGGTCGGCGCCAGATGCCCTTGCGGGTGAGGCCTTGCCGACACTCTATCGCAAAGTACTGGCAGCCGCTGACTTTTGA
- a CDS encoding DUF721 domain-containing protein has product MSKDPPEPKRRNRSISVADAISGALDPVLKKRGFASRDIINHWPVMAPPPYGEVAIPDRLAWPRGERSAEGATLYLRCVPGHALAIAHEGPAIAAAVNRYFGFLLVGQVKLSPEPFAPGSGKKTEKKPPTERIVREVGAAVEKVEDEQVREALRNLGLALASRSEPKRG; this is encoded by the coding sequence ATGTCCAAGGATCCGCCAGAGCCAAAGCGCCGCAATCGCTCCATCAGCGTCGCCGACGCGATCTCCGGCGCACTCGATCCGGTGCTGAAAAAGCGCGGCTTCGCCAGCCGGGACATCATCAACCATTGGCCGGTCATGGCGCCACCACCTTATGGCGAGGTCGCTATTCCAGATCGCTTGGCATGGCCGCGCGGCGAACGCAGCGCGGAAGGGGCAACGCTATACCTGCGCTGCGTGCCGGGACATGCCCTAGCCATCGCCCATGAGGGCCCTGCCATCGCCGCTGCAGTGAACCGCTATTTCGGCTTCCTCCTTGTGGGGCAGGTCAAGCTCTCCCCCGAGCCGTTCGCGCCCGGTTCAGGCAAGAAAACCGAGAAAAAGCCGCCCACTGAGCGGATCGTCCGTGAGGTCGGCGCAGCGGTGGAGAAGGTCGAAGATGAGCAGGTTCGTGAAGCCTTACGAAATCTTGGACTTGCCCTGGCCAGCCGATCGGAGCCAAAACGCGGATAG
- a CDS encoding thioredoxin domain-containing protein, whose translation MKFNRRDTLILGAAASALTLCGVGSAQAAAGDTVDQAALMAPAGGYTDHFEGSETAPVTVIEYVSPTCPHCAQFATDVKPTFVEQYVDTGKVRLITRPFVRNVLDAAIFMLAEAAGPENYANVVDTYFATMNTWATSETPRDAIFDIAVQLGFTQESFDAALTNQELFAAMEAVRDQALNDFGLSGTPTFYVNGKTLTGGQTLEQLAAEIDPLVPADFVPTEPASSTAIDTNAMAPAAPAESNTMAPATPADTNTMAPATDASPASEPGVTPVN comes from the coding sequence GTGAAATTCAACCGTCGTGACACCCTCATCCTTGGCGCTGCCGCGTCCGCGCTGACCCTGTGTGGTGTCGGCTCCGCCCAAGCTGCCGCCGGGGACACCGTCGATCAAGCCGCTCTTATGGCTCCCGCCGGTGGCTACACCGACCATTTCGAAGGCAGCGAGACTGCGCCTGTGACGGTCATCGAATATGTTTCGCCCACTTGCCCGCATTGCGCCCAGTTCGCCACCGACGTGAAGCCGACTTTCGTCGAGCAATATGTCGATACCGGCAAGGTTCGGCTTATCACCCGCCCCTTCGTGCGCAATGTGCTCGACGCCGCCATCTTTATGCTGGCCGAAGCCGCAGGCCCCGAGAACTACGCCAATGTGGTGGACACCTATTTCGCCACGATGAACACCTGGGCGACCTCGGAAACCCCACGCGACGCGATTTTCGACATTGCCGTGCAATTGGGCTTTACCCAGGAATCTTTCGACGCTGCATTGACGAATCAGGAGCTGTTCGCGGCCATGGAAGCCGTGCGCGATCAGGCGCTCAATGATTTCGGGCTCTCAGGCACGCCGACCTTCTATGTCAATGGCAAGACGCTCACCGGAGGCCAGACACTCGAGCAGCTCGCTGCCGAGATCGACCCGCTTGTGCCCGCTGATTTCGTCCCGACCGAGCCGGCCAGCAGCACCGCCATTGACACCAACGCCATGGCTCCGGCTGCTCCTGCCGAAAGCAACACCATGGCTCCGGCAACTCCGGCCGACACCAACACCATGGCGCCCGCAACCGACGCATCGCCGGCGAGCGAACCGGGTGTCACGCCCGTCAACTAA
- the smc gene encoding chromosome segregation protein SMC — protein sequence MKFSRLKLHGFKSFSDETVLVMEPGLTGIVGPNGCGKSNLVEAMRWVMGESSYKAMRASGMDDVIFSGSGNRPARNTAEVTLVLDNADRTAPAALNTADVLEVTRRIEREAGSVYRVNGKEVRARDVQLLFADASTGAHSPAMVRQGQIGELIAAKPTARRALLEEAAGISGLHSRRHEAELRLRAAEQNLDRVDDIIEQIEAQLETLKRQARLATRYRSLSGDIRRAEATLYHIRWVAARFAEKEAEAQQAVLIRGLADATHLELQAQKQLAAADAALQPLREREAVTGAVLQRYTILSEQLADEARRMSQRRAELEDRVRQLAADGERERHLVAEAETTLAAYAEELVRLKTEGSAAQLDYTAARTDAETARAAVAQAETEARAAIDALAQVRARRAQAQRNAQEASARLNRLSQQIAEVEREAALIAAKLAADETLTVKRAALETAQTQTAKAEQQALVAEEAALAAQGQLDAARPRLAELEAALNRLEAEASTLGKLLNVGASLWPAIVDELKVTPGYETALGAALGDDLDASSDAGAPMHWSVVVDHTDDPALPQAAEPLSRYVTGSPLLKRRLDQIGLIGEADGPALMHALKPGQRLVTLEGALWRWDGFVAAADAPSPAAQRLAQRNRLAELDEDITRAKGERNAWKRDVEALAAALDAARQEERLRREAWRTAQRAIGAAQSEVDKAQRARGDLASRQSALAEARMRLDSSRAEVEASQREADRALAEVAAQENANSVAEEKQTILANLRERADQARLKLGNFETAARLRESRIAQLQRDTQSWERRRQGALAQLATLDARTAEVQSQLSGATETPDDFAARRAKLDSQIQQAKIEHKAAGDSFNLAQSRYREAHRALKTANDALANARIELTRIEERLKSFIAQRQQIERQTEEILDIPASKTLEVSGIKPADPLPAESPTEQKLERLKAERERLGGVNLSAEQEALEVQEKLDTMIRDRDDLIEAIAKLRTGIASLNREGRARLSEAFGRVNAHFQELFTTLFGGGTAELTFVESDDPLEAGLEIIARPPGKKPQTMTLLSGGEQALTAMSLIFAVFLTNPAPICVLDEVDAPLDDANVERFCNLLDSMRQRTETRFMVITHNPITMSRVDRLFGVTMAERGVSQLVSVDLTTAESFREAS from the coding sequence ATGAAGTTTTCCCGCCTCAAGCTGCATGGCTTCAAATCTTTCTCGGATGAAACCGTGCTCGTCATGGAGCCGGGCCTGACCGGTATTGTAGGTCCCAATGGCTGCGGCAAGTCCAATCTCGTCGAAGCCATGCGCTGGGTCATGGGCGAAAGCTCCTACAAGGCCATGCGCGCATCGGGTATGGACGACGTCATCTTTTCCGGCTCCGGCAATCGTCCCGCCCGCAACACCGCGGAAGTCACCCTCGTCCTCGACAATGCGGACCGCACCGCCCCCGCAGCGCTCAACACGGCCGATGTCCTAGAAGTCACCCGCCGCATAGAGCGCGAGGCCGGCTCGGTCTATCGCGTCAACGGCAAGGAAGTGCGGGCCCGCGACGTGCAGCTGCTCTTTGCCGATGCCTCGACCGGTGCTCACTCGCCCGCCATGGTGCGCCAAGGGCAAATTGGCGAGCTCATCGCGGCCAAGCCGACTGCCCGCAGGGCGCTTCTTGAAGAAGCCGCAGGCATTTCGGGTCTCCATTCCCGCCGCCATGAAGCAGAATTGCGCCTGCGCGCCGCCGAGCAAAATCTGGACCGCGTCGACGACATCATCGAGCAGATCGAGGCACAGCTCGAAACGCTCAAGCGCCAGGCCCGGCTCGCCACCCGCTACCGCTCGTTGAGCGGCGACATCCGCCGTGCTGAGGCGACGCTCTATCATATTCGCTGGGTGGCGGCGCGCTTTGCAGAGAAGGAGGCCGAGGCGCAGCAGGCGGTGCTGATTCGCGGCCTCGCCGATGCCACCCATCTCGAGCTGCAGGCCCAAAAGCAACTTGCCGCCGCCGACGCTGCCCTCCAGCCGCTGCGCGAGCGCGAGGCGGTAACCGGCGCCGTGCTGCAGCGCTACACCATTCTTTCCGAACAGCTTGCCGACGAAGCGCGCCGCATGAGCCAGCGCCGGGCCGAACTCGAAGACCGGGTGCGCCAGCTCGCCGCTGATGGAGAGCGCGAGCGCCACCTCGTCGCCGAAGCCGAGACCACACTTGCCGCCTATGCCGAGGAACTGGTCCGGTTGAAAACTGAAGGATCGGCTGCCCAGCTCGACTACACTGCCGCGCGCACCGACGCCGAAACGGCTCGCGCCGCTGTTGCCCAGGCGGAAACCGAGGCTCGCGCTGCGATCGATGCGCTAGCGCAGGTGCGGGCGCGCCGCGCCCAGGCCCAGCGCAATGCGCAGGAGGCGAGTGCCCGGCTCAATCGCCTCTCCCAGCAGATCGCCGAAGTGGAACGGGAGGCCGCGCTCATTGCCGCTAAACTTGCGGCGGACGAGACTTTGACGGTCAAGCGCGCAGCGCTCGAGACGGCGCAGACGCAGACCGCCAAGGCCGAGCAGCAGGCGCTTGTCGCCGAAGAGGCGGCTCTCGCAGCGCAAGGCCAGCTCGATGCAGCCCGACCGCGCCTGGCTGAACTCGAAGCGGCGCTCAATCGGCTGGAGGCAGAGGCCTCGACGCTGGGCAAGCTGCTCAACGTGGGCGCCAGCCTCTGGCCTGCGATCGTCGACGAACTCAAGGTTACGCCGGGGTATGAAACCGCGCTTGGCGCCGCCTTGGGGGATGATCTAGATGCGAGTTCCGATGCTGGCGCTCCGATGCATTGGTCGGTCGTGGTCGATCACACCGACGATCCCGCTTTGCCGCAAGCCGCCGAGCCCCTTAGCCGTTATGTTACGGGCTCACCGCTGCTCAAGCGGCGTCTGGACCAGATCGGCCTTATCGGCGAGGCCGATGGCCCCGCACTTATGCATGCGCTCAAACCCGGGCAGCGCCTGGTCACTCTCGAAGGTGCCCTCTGGCGTTGGGACGGGTTCGTCGCTGCTGCCGATGCGCCCAGCCCTGCTGCCCAGCGCTTGGCGCAGCGCAATCGCCTTGCCGAGCTCGATGAGGATATCACCCGCGCCAAAGGCGAGCGCAACGCCTGGAAGCGGGACGTCGAGGCCCTCGCAGCAGCACTCGATGCTGCGCGCCAGGAGGAACGCCTTCGGCGTGAGGCCTGGCGGACTGCCCAGCGCGCCATTGGCGCCGCGCAGTCCGAAGTCGACAAGGCCCAGCGCGCCAGGGGTGATCTCGCCAGCCGCCAATCGGCGCTTGCCGAGGCAAGAATGCGCCTCGACAGTAGCCGCGCTGAAGTCGAAGCTTCCCAACGTGAGGCCGATCGCGCACTGGCCGAGGTGGCAGCCCAGGAAAACGCCAATTCTGTCGCTGAGGAAAAGCAGACTATACTGGCTAACCTACGGGAGCGTGCCGATCAGGCGCGGCTCAAGCTGGGCAATTTCGAGACGGCGGCCCGCCTTCGCGAAAGCCGCATCGCTCAATTGCAACGCGACACGCAGAGCTGGGAGCGGCGACGCCAAGGCGCGCTGGCCCAGTTGGCTACGCTGGATGCCCGCACCGCCGAGGTCCAATCGCAGCTGAGCGGCGCAACCGAAACGCCGGATGACTTTGCCGCCCGCCGCGCCAAGCTCGACAGCCAGATCCAGCAGGCCAAGATCGAGCACAAGGCTGCGGGCGACAGCTTCAACCTCGCACAGAGCCGGTATCGCGAGGCCCACCGGGCGCTCAAGACCGCCAACGATGCCCTGGCCAATGCCAGGATTGAGCTCACCCGTATCGAGGAACGCCTCAAGAGCTTTATCGCTCAGCGCCAGCAGATCGAGCGGCAGACGGAAGAAATCCTAGATATTCCCGCGAGCAAAACTCTGGAGGTCTCGGGCATCAAGCCGGCCGACCCCCTGCCCGCGGAGTCCCCGACTGAACAGAAGCTCGAGCGTCTTAAGGCCGAGCGGGAGCGGCTGGGCGGGGTCAACCTTTCGGCTGAGCAGGAAGCACTCGAGGTTCAGGAAAAGCTGGACACCATGATCCGCGACCGCGACGATCTGATCGAGGCCATCGCAAAATTGCGCACCGGCATCGCCTCGCTTAATCGCGAAGGCCGCGCGCGCCTATCCGAAGCCTTCGGCAGGGTCAACGCGCACTTTCAGGAGCTCTTTACCACCCTGTTCGGCGGCGGCACGGCAGAGCTGACCTTTGTCGAGAGCGACGACCCACTCGAAGCGGGCCTTGAAATCATTGCTCGCCCGCCCGGCAAGAAGCCACAAACCATGACGCTGCTATCGGGTGGCGAGCAGGCACTTACCGCCATGAGCCTGATCTTTGCCGTCTTTCTCACCAATCCCGCACCCATTTGCGTACTGGATGAAGTCGACGCGCCGCTCGACGATGCCAATGTCGAGCGCTTTTGCAATCTGCTCGACTCCATGCGCCAGCGGACGGAAACCCGCTTTATGGTCATCACGCACAATCCCATTACCATGAGCCGGGTCGATCGGCTGTTCGGCGTGACCATGGCCGAGCGGGGCGTCAGTCAATTGGTGTCGGTCGATCTCACCACCGCCGAAAGCTTCCGCGAAGCGAGCTAG